The following are from one region of the Streptomyces tuirus genome:
- a CDS encoding xanthine dehydrogenase family protein molybdopterin-binding subunit → MTGSVGAPAERREGREKVSGTARYAAEFHSPGRAQAWPVPASVARGRVTGVDTAAARAVPGVLTVLTHENAPRLAEADDPTLAVLQDARVPHRGWFVALVVAETLEAARAGAAVVRVTYDAEAHDVVLTASHPGVYVPEEASGGQPAVREQGDPDGAFGSSAVRVDVAYRVPPLHNHPMEPHTSTARWEDGRLLVHTSSQGTGAVRAALAGLFELPKERIVVTAEHVGGGFGSKGTPRPDVVLAAMAARETGRPVTVALPRRYLPAVVGHRAPTLHRLRLGADEDGRLTALMHEVTTHTSRIKEYVEHAAVPARVMYAAPHRRTVHRIAALDVPSPSWMRAPGQAPGMYALESAMDELAGELGMDPIELRVRNEPDVEPDSGKPFSSRHLIDCLREGSRRFGWDGRDPRPGTRREGPLLLGTSVAAATYPAVVGPSTAAARALPDGTFLVRINATDIGTGARTVLAQVGADALGVPLERVRIEVGSSELPSAPLAGDSSGTASWGWAVHEACARLARRLAEHAGPLPEQGLDARADTKGVADAGSDFARHAFGAHFAEVAVDTVTGEVRVRRLLGVYAAGRILNARTARSQFVGGMTMGLGMALTEGSTMDAAFGDFTESDLASYHVPAHADVTEIEAHWVDEEDSHLNPMGSKGIGEIGIVGSPAAIGNAVHHATGLRFRELPLTPDRVLTGLLGSGAR, encoded by the coding sequence ATGACCGGCAGTGTGGGTGCTCCCGCCGAGCGCCGGGAGGGACGCGAGAAGGTCAGCGGCACCGCGCGCTACGCCGCCGAGTTCCACTCCCCCGGCCGAGCTCAGGCGTGGCCGGTGCCGGCGAGTGTGGCCCGGGGGCGGGTGACCGGCGTCGACACGGCGGCGGCCCGGGCCGTGCCCGGTGTCCTCACCGTCCTCACCCACGAGAACGCGCCGCGCCTCGCCGAGGCAGACGATCCCACGCTCGCCGTGCTGCAGGATGCTCGGGTTCCGCACCGCGGCTGGTTCGTGGCCCTGGTGGTGGCCGAGACCCTGGAGGCCGCCCGGGCCGGTGCCGCCGTCGTTCGCGTCACCTACGACGCCGAGGCGCACGATGTGGTCCTCACCGCCTCGCACCCGGGCGTGTACGTGCCGGAGGAGGCGAGCGGGGGCCAGCCGGCCGTCCGTGAACAGGGCGATCCGGACGGAGCGTTCGGATCCTCGGCCGTCCGGGTCGACGTCGCCTACCGGGTGCCCCCTCTGCACAACCACCCCATGGAGCCGCACACCAGCACCGCCCGCTGGGAGGACGGCCGGCTCCTCGTGCACACCTCCAGCCAGGGCACCGGTGCCGTGCGGGCCGCGCTCGCCGGGTTGTTCGAGCTGCCGAAGGAGCGGATCGTCGTCACCGCCGAGCACGTCGGCGGCGGTTTCGGGTCCAAGGGCACGCCACGGCCGGACGTGGTGCTCGCCGCGATGGCGGCACGGGAGACCGGACGTCCGGTGACAGTCGCTCTGCCCCGCCGCTACCTGCCGGCCGTCGTGGGGCACCGTGCCCCGACGCTCCACCGGCTGCGACTCGGAGCCGACGAGGACGGCCGTCTCACGGCCCTCATGCACGAGGTCACCACGCACACCTCCCGCATCAAGGAGTACGTGGAGCACGCGGCGGTGCCCGCGCGGGTCATGTACGCCGCTCCCCACCGTCGTACGGTGCACCGGATCGCGGCGCTCGACGTGCCGTCGCCGTCGTGGATGCGGGCGCCGGGCCAGGCCCCGGGGATGTACGCGCTGGAGTCCGCCATGGACGAGCTCGCCGGCGAACTCGGCATGGACCCGATCGAGCTGCGCGTCCGCAACGAGCCCGACGTCGAGCCCGACAGCGGCAAGCCGTTCAGCAGCAGGCACCTGATCGATTGTCTGCGCGAAGGCTCCCGGCGCTTCGGGTGGGACGGGCGCGATCCCCGCCCGGGCACGCGCCGGGAGGGGCCCCTGCTGCTGGGGACCAGCGTGGCGGCGGCGACCTACCCGGCCGTGGTGGGCCCCTCCACTGCGGCGGCCCGCGCGCTGCCCGACGGGACGTTCCTGGTGCGGATCAACGCCACGGACATCGGGACGGGCGCCCGGACCGTGCTCGCGCAGGTCGGCGCGGACGCCCTCGGGGTGCCGCTGGAACGGGTACGGATCGAGGTCGGCAGCTCGGAACTCCCGTCAGCGCCGCTCGCCGGCGACTCCTCCGGCACCGCCTCCTGGGGCTGGGCGGTGCACGAGGCCTGCGCCCGGCTGGCCCGGCGGCTGGCCGAGCACGCCGGGCCGCTGCCCGAGCAGGGCCTCGACGCCCGCGCCGACACCAAGGGCGTCGCGGACGCGGGGAGCGACTTCGCGCGGCACGCCTTCGGGGCGCACTTCGCCGAGGTCGCGGTGGACACGGTCACCGGCGAGGTGCGGGTCCGCCGGCTCCTGGGGGTGTACGCGGCGGGCCGCATCCTCAACGCCCGTACGGCGCGCTCCCAGTTCGTGGGCGGCATGACGATGGGCCTGGGCATGGCGCTGACCGAGGGCAGCACCATGGACGCCGCGTTCGGTGACTTCACCGAGTCGGATCTGGCCTCGTACCACGTGCCCGCGCACGCCGACGTCACCGAGATCGAGGCGCACTGGGTCGACGAGGAGGACTCCCACCTCAACCCCATGGGCAGCAAGGGGATCGGGGAGATCGGCATCGTCGGGTCGCCCGCGGCGATCGGCAACGCCGTGCACCACGCCACGGGCCTCCGCTTCCGTGAACTCCCGCTCACACCGGACCGGGTGCTGACGGGGCTGCTCGGTTCCGGGGCGCGGTAG
- the tgmA gene encoding putative ATP-grasp-modified RiPP: protein MKPFALNYARPAVELEAAIPYVYDAGLQLNVLHDGRVAASDFALLREFGTTTSTAGSKTHFDD, encoded by the coding sequence ATGAAACCGTTCGCGCTCAACTACGCGCGCCCGGCAGTGGAGTTGGAAGCTGCCATTCCGTACGTGTACGACGCCGGACTGCAGTTGAACGTGCTCCACGACGGACGGGTCGCGGCCTCCGACTTCGCCCTGTTGAGAGAGTTCGGCACCACGACGTCCACCGCCGGCTCCAAGACGCACTTCGACGACTGA
- a CDS encoding YkvA family protein — MDTTTKVIILAAVLAAFVLVFAVVVLVRLVRTRRDLRRAGLPTGPRWVFWGAVLYLVLPVDLVPDPVYLDDIGVLLLALRTVRGSLGERERSTAHRPDRQLADDYGK, encoded by the coding sequence GTGGATACGACCACCAAGGTGATCATTCTGGCCGCGGTTCTCGCGGCCTTCGTCCTCGTCTTCGCCGTCGTCGTCCTGGTGCGGCTGGTCCGCACCCGCCGCGATCTGCGGCGCGCGGGACTGCCCACGGGCCCGCGCTGGGTCTTCTGGGGCGCGGTGCTCTATCTCGTGCTGCCCGTCGACCTGGTGCCCGACCCGGTGTACCTGGACGACATCGGAGTTCTGCTGCTCGCTCTGCGCACTGTCCGCGGCTCCCTCGGCGAACGGGAGCGCAGTACGGCACACCGGCCGGACCGGCAACTGGCCGATGACTACGGAAAGTAA